The region CTTGGAGAAAAAGTCTAGCAGCTTTCAACGCATCTTATTACTTTTTTATTCATGTCTCAAAACATTCAATTTCATCAGACTGTAATAAAGGGTTATTTAACTCAGCCAGGAGGATTTTACCCCTCAACCAGCTCCGTATACCTTGTATAACTGTAGTTTAGGAAACGATTTCTCCCCTTGCGACCGTGAAATCCGCAACTTAACCAATTCATTAACCTGCCTTTACCACGCTACATGTGGCAAAGGCAGGCTAGAAAGTTTACCCAGACCCTACTTTAACTCTGGTTACGAATTTGGCGAGCTTGGTCTAGCAGTCCTCCCCAGCGCTTCTGCAATTGCTTGGGCGTAAGTTTCAGTCTGCGAGCAATTTCTTGATCGTCTAGTTGAGATTGCTTGAGATCTAGCATTTGCTGCTGTTCAGGCGTTAGCTGATTGATGAAAGTTTCCCATTGAGGAGTGGATAATCCCAAGTGTTGATCTAGGTCTGCGCCTAGCCACTGGTGCACCAGTCGCCAGTTCGGAGAGGACAGCGTAAATTTTTCGACGTGGTACTTAAATCGCTGCTGTAAATAATCTCGCTGGCGAGGAGTTAATCCTAGAATTTCATCAATTTCTGGGGCAGATAAATCTTGCAGTTTCAGGACAAGGTAGTCGATACAATCCTGCTGCCCTTCCGATTCTAAGTATTGAACGAGTTCAGAAATAACACGATCGCGTAGCACTGCTTCTGACGAATCCACCATGCTTGTAATCATCTGTTCCCGAAGCTGCTGCACAATGGGTGTGCGATTGTGCGCTTCTGCCTCCTCGCCCCGGGGTGATTCTAGCGCTTGCTCAATATCCACCGAGACTTCTAACGGTTGCCGTTGTCCAAACCGCTGTGCCCGTAACACAATCAATTGCTGGGTCTGTCCACCTGGTAACGAAATTCGCCGCTTGGCATATTGTTCAGTGAATGCCATATACTCTGCTAGTTCTAGCCGAGTACGAGGCTGATAATCATCAGGCAACTCATTTTCGCGCCGAAACGCTTTGAGGGATTCACTATAAAATCCTTGTAAAAAGTCTTCAATCAAGTTGTATCGTGCCTGGAAACCTAGCTGCATCCGGGAGGGGGCGACATAGCGGTAAACCATTGATCCTAAAGTACTGTGCAGTTCTACCCGTCCTCGCCGAGAACCAAGCTGATAGTAGGTCAGGCATTTTTGCAAGCGATGCCGGGCAAGCGAAATTTGCCAGGATTGTGCCTGCCCTGAAGCCAGAATTCGGCCACTTTTATGGCAAACCCGGTCTACTTCAGCTGCGATCCGACTGGCAAGCGCCACAGCACTGCCATTCAAATTCCGAATTTCTGCTGTTAACTCTTGAGATAACATCTGGATCAGCGCTTGATGATCCAGAAACACTACTGAGGAAGCCGTTTTAGCAGATAAAGATTTCGCTTCTAAACGAGAACGGCGCTTAGATTGAGGGGCTTCGGCGATCGCCTGTTTACTAGTCGATCCAGGATAAACCGAAACAGATCCAGAACGGGAAGGTAGAGGCTCGATATTCATATTTTGGTAGTGCACATATACAGGGATCTTTAAGACAGAAGGAGTGGTGGTCGATGAATGACCCGCTTGCTCCGCTTGCCTGACTTGTTGCTTACCAACTGTCATAACTGTCTACACACGCAAAATTAGCTATTACGGGTAGCTCCCCACTCCCCTATGGCACTTTTCCAGGTGGTCACTTTATTGCATTTGGCATCTGTTGCCATCTCATTTCCTGCTTGCAGCAGAAAAGCTGGGCAGTTGTGAAATCTGGCTTGGTTTGCAAATGCGATCGCGTCCTGGGGAAATCCTCAACATGAGCCGAACAGTGGACAGTTGGCAATCTGGTTCACCTGCCTTGCAGCAGATAACAAACTAAAGCACGGTACGCCCACTATCCATAAGCCAGTAAGTGGGTGGCTATCCGGATAAACAGACGATGATTCAATCAAATAAGTTCACGTCTAATGAAAAATTCTCCTCAAGCTAAGACGTATCATTGACAAGCTGCATCTTGAGCAAGCAACGAAGCTAGTTATAAACGCGCGAACTTACAGTTTTCAAAACGACACGTCTGCCCAAGATTCAACTGCCTCCCATCCTAGACCGCGACGAACCACAATCGGTTCCTCATCGGTCAAATCAAGAATAGTAGACATCTGATAGCCTGGTTCCTCGCCATTGTCCACAATGACATCCACTGTTTTATCTAAAAAATCAAACAATTCAATACGGGAAGGGTGCTCAGGCACCTTGGGGGTTAATGGCATACCATCATCAAACACATGAGCAGAAGTCGAAATAATTGGGTTTTCCAGCGTGTTTAAAATTGCCTGACACACTGCGTGATTAGGCACTCGAATTCCCGTTGTGCGACGCTTTGGGTTCATTACCAGCTTTGGTACCAGTTTCGTTGCAGGTAGTAAAAACGTATATGGTCCTGGAATCAAGTGCCGCATAATCCGGTAAGCCGTATCACTCACCACAGCATAGCTGGCAATATTGGAGAGAGACGAACACAAAAAGGTTAACGGTTTGTCGTTTGAAAGCTGCTTAATTTGCCGAACCCGCTGGATGCCACTTTTAGAGTTTAAGTCACAGCCGATCGCGTAGATAGTATCTGTTGGATAGAGTACCACTGCTCCATCCCGCAACATGGCAACAATCTGCCCAATCGTTCGCGCTTGAGGATCTTTCGGGTGAACGGAGTAAATGATTGCCATGAGGAAAAAGGAAATCAGGACAGACTTAGGTCATGCGGAGAGCGAAAGCAATTAGATAATAGATGAGAAACGGGGAACACCGCACACCACAAGCTGGAATAGAAACTGATGAAGATCGCTTACTTACAATGTCCAACTGGAATTGCTGGAGATATGTGCCTGGGTGCTCTGGTTGATGTAGGTGTCCCCATAGAGTTTTTGGTTGAGCAGCTTAACAAGTTAGGCATCTCGCAAGAATACAAGTTATGGACAGAATCAGTCAGACGCAATGGGTTACAGGCAACCAAGTTTCATGTTGATCTGATGTTTGAATCTGGCGAAGCGGTGAACCCAGACACCTTTAATACGTTTGACCATGCGCATCACCACTCTCACCCCCACTCCCACTTTCATCCTCATCAGCCGGATGGGAGCCACCGCGATCGCACAATGGTTCCGATCCGGCATCTACCTGAAATTGAGCACCTGATCTTGAATGCCAAATTGCCACCACGGGCAGAAGCCTGGAGTTTAGCCGTATTTCGCAAACTGGCAGAGGCAGAGGGGGCTGTTCATGGAGTTCCCCCCGAACAGGTGCATTTTCATGAAGTAGGAGCCACCGATGCCCTGGTAGATATTATTGGTACCTGTTTAGGGCTGGATTGGTTGGGCATTGAGCGCTTAGTATGTTCACCGTTGCCAACTGGAGGAGGAACTATTTGGGCAGCTCATGGTCGATTACCAGTTCCAACCCCAGCTGTGCTGAAGTTGTTTGAAATGGGACACGTTCCAGTCTATAGCAACGATATTGAGCGGGAGATGGTAACCCCAACGGGAGCCGCGATCGCTACCACCCTGGCAGATCAGTTTGGTGCTCCTCCTCCAATGACCTTACAACGGGTTGGGCTGGGTGCTGGTTCACGAGACTTCGAGATCGCTAACATTTTGCGCCTGTGGGTTGGAGAAGAGTCGGGAATGGGGCATCGGGAGTCAGGAGTCAGAAGTCAGAAGTCAGAAGTCAGAAGTCAGAAGTCAGAAGGTAAGGGAGATAGCGGAGAGGAGGCAGGGAGGGAAGCTAAGGAAAGGAAGGAAGGAATTTCGCCTAAAGCTACCCTGCCTGCCCCATCACCCTTATCTCCTTCATCACTTTCATTGTCCTCATCGTCCCCTAACCCCTCTGCTCCTCCTCCCTCCACCCAAATTGAGCAGGTGGCTGTGCTAGAAACTCAAATTGATGATTTAAATCCTCAAGCAATTGGCTACGTGCTGGAACGGTTACTGGAAACTGGGGCACTGGACGCATTTACACAGGCGATCGGAATGAAGAAGTCTCGTCCTGGTACTCTACTGACAGTGGTTTGCCGCCCAGAAGATACAGCCATCTGCGAGGCAATTATGTTTCGTGAAACGACGACATTGGGAATTCGGCAGGTACTCCAACAGCGACATGCTCTGCCGAGAGAGATTCAGTCGGTGCAAACGGAGTATGGCGTAGTAAGGGTGAAGGTGGCATGGGCTAAGGGACGAGATCGCCCTCCTACCAATGTTCAACCTGAATACGAAGATTGCGCCCACCTCGCCCGACAATACAATCTTGCATGGCGAGAAGTTCATCACGCAGCGTTACAAAGCTGGTATCAAAAAGTGACACCATCCAACAACGCAAAGTCAACGCCAAAGGAAAAATATTGACAATTTATCAGTCTGTTGAACCACTAGCAGAAGTGCTAGACGCTTTCGCTAAGTTCGGTAAAATCCGCTGCCAGGAAATATTCCCATCTGCATCAGTACTAACATTAATCTTCTCAGTTTGAGTAACCTGAATTGGCGGAGTTGGCTTACTGGGTTTACCTTTAGGAGCAGTTTTAGGCTTTGGAGGAGCTTTCGTCACTTTATAGGCAACTTGACACTCAAACCCTTCCCCTGGCTTAACTGCCTTGTATACCCCACCACAGGCAATCGAAGGATTCGTTCCAATCTCGCTGGTCAATGCTTCTTGAATTGAAGACTCTAGCTTGGGAACATTAATCAATCCTTTCGCGTGAGGCACATCCCAGCTCACATTACCATTGGCATCCTGCTGTTGAACAGTAATGGTAAAGGTATAGCCATTATCCATTTCACCCACGCACTCAAAAGATTTTCCAGCTTCCGGTTTGATGCCGCTGGGGCAGGTAACACCCTTCACTGAGGTGCCTCCATTGGAAGTAATATCCTGCTGAATTGTTTCAGCAATTTTTTTGTGGTTCAGTCCTCCGCAGGCAACTAACCCAACGACACAAAGCACGGGCAAAACTGGCTGGAATGCTGAAATGAAACGACCCATAGCAACTTCAATTCATTGATCAACAATCAAGCATACTCAGCAATGGTAAAGCCCTGTTAAAGGAAATTTACTCTCAATCTAGATTTGATAATGTCCTTTGGAAGTTTAGCGAGCCATGAGCGCGCCGTCCCCAAAGAGCAGTTATGACTATGAGCCTTTCGAACTATCTGTTATTGGGACAGGTCCGTAATCGCTTGCTGGTATAAACACAGTCAAAGTGCTCTTCCGCCTCACCAACTGACCGAAAAGATCCCCGAACAATCGGCGACCCCTGTGGATAGTCTTCTGCTCTCCACACCTTTAGGGTGTAGCTCGTGTTCATTCGATTTGACCACACCTGATAGTAAAAATCCTCTGCGATCCCCCCTCTCTTGTGTCCGCCTGTTCCTTCTTTCACTAAATAATCGCCTAGCTGGGAGGGGGATTGGGTTAATCCAGTTCCAGAACCGGGGCGAGAGCTATTTCCTGGTGGGGTGGGTGTAGCACGGTTAGAACATATCCCTGCCAGACTAATTTTGCGACCACTACTGGTCACCATATAACATGATGGCTCTGCTGAGACGGGGAGTGCTGATGTCAGAACTGTCAAGGCTGCGAAAACAAAGTGTCGATAGTTGCGTGACATGGTCTCTAAAAGTTTACGGATGCTTACTTTAGAATTCCCAGCAGAAACCCTCAATCCACATAGACACATCATCATCACTAGTGCATTAATGGAATACCTGATGGCACTCTACCGAAATGTTTACCAATCCCATTCAATATTGCCGATCAGAGCTTTGAGGAAATTATCCGATGCCTGAGTGTTTGGCAGCTTGAAGCCAAGCCCTTGTTTGTTCATGTGCTCCCGCAACTGAGGCATTAACCGTTTTGCCACAATATCAATGGGCTTGAGTGTGGCTGTTTGAGGTTGAGTAACAAGCCAACCAGCGGTGGCTCCAGCGGCAGCACCAATGCTCCATTCGCTTTGATGAATCCGGGTCATACCATTGGCGATGTGGGTTACGGCGATACCTTTGCCACCGATTAACAAGTTATCGATGCCCTGGGGAATTAAGGCTTCTAGCGGAATTAGGGTAGGCTGTACGTGTTCTTCCATTACTGAAGCACTGGACGCTTCCCCATCTTTGTCAGATTGGCGATAGCGGCAACCGTGAATATCAATGCTGTAATGAATACGGGCGATCGCGCTCTGGCTAAAATCCCGTTTACCCTGCATATCTCGCCGTAAGTCCATTTCGCGCACGGCAAATTCTCGCTGTCCGTATGCTCGGATGCCTGCAATCCGCCGTCCTTCCCGAATATAGGGAGTCATACTCAATCCAGACAAGGTGCCCATGGGCGAATCGGGACCTGATACATAGGCCAGCGGCAATTCCTGACGATGATGTTCTAACAGCCAGTGAGCAAACAGTAGGGCATGAAACTCCGCATGTTGCAACGCTTCTAACGATAAGCCACCCATCCAGTTCTCTCGCTGCCCGGATTTGTCTAATGTTTCCGTATTCAGAATTAGCGGCGGGTCCATAAACTTCCAATCGTTGCCCCGGTTCCAGTTAATCGCCGTCATATCACCGGGTTGGGGCGTGCTGGTGTAAGGATTATCAGGAACCGTGCTGACGATGCGACGGTAGTTGAACACGCTGCGCCCCGTAAACATTGGAAATCCTTGCAGGTCAAAATCACTGCGGTGCTCTTCTTTGGGATAAACTGATTCCAGAGTTTCTAGAGTTTTAAGGCTGGCTCCTTTGTCGTCGTGAATTGCTAGCGTAAACGGATAGGTAAATGCCTGGGTGCAATCGGAGTTGTCCCAACGGGAAGCGTTGCGTTCACCCGTGGTTGCCAAAGAATCGGAGCCAAGACGGTAAGGAACCCGTGCCCAACCGATGAGTTCGTTGGTGTCAGTGGCATCAATCACCATCAAGCGCTTGCCCGCAGGAGCCTGAATTTTTAGCGGAATTTTTTCAAACTCATCGTCACTT is a window of Leptolyngbyaceae cyanobacterium JSC-12 DNA encoding:
- a CDS encoding translation factor SUA5 (IMG reference gene:2510094713~PFAM: yrdC domain~TIGRFAM: Sua5/YciO/YrdC/YwlC family protein); amino-acid sequence: MAIIYSVHPKDPQARTIGQIVAMLRDGAVVLYPTDTIYAIGCDLNSKSGIQRVRQIKQLSNDKPLTFLCSSLSNIASYAVVSDTAYRIMRHLIPGPYTFLLPATKLVPKLVMNPKRRTTGIRVPNHAVCQAILNTLENPIISTSAHVFDDGMPLTPKVPEHPSRIELFDFLDKTVDVIVDNGEEPGYQMSTILDLTDEEPIVVRRGLGWEAVESWADVSF
- a CDS encoding hypothetical protein (IMG reference gene:2510094712), with protein sequence MTVGKQQVRQAEQAGHSSTTTPSVLKIPVYVHYQNMNIEPLPSRSGSVSVYPGSTSKQAIAEAPQSKRRSRLEAKSLSAKTASSVVFLDHQALIQMLSQELTAEIRNLNGSAVALASRIAAEVDRVCHKSGRILASGQAQSWQISLARHRLQKCLTYYQLGSRRGRVELHSTLGSMVYRYVAPSRMQLGFQARYNLIEDFLQGFYSESLKAFRRENELPDDYQPRTRLELAEYMAFTEQYAKRRISLPGGQTQQLIVLRAQRFGQRQPLEVSVDIEQALESPRGEEAEAHNRTPIVQQLREQMITSMVDSSEAVLRDRVISELVQYLESEGQQDCIDYLVLKLQDLSAPEIDEILGLTPRQRDYLQQRFKYHVEKFTLSSPNWRLVHQWLGADLDQHLGLSTPQWETFINQLTPEQQQMLDLKQSQLDDQEIARRLKLTPKQLQKRWGGLLDQARQIRNQS
- a CDS encoding TIGR00299 family protein (IMG reference gene:2510094714~PFAM: Protein of unknown function DUF111~TIGRFAM: TIGR00299 family protein), with the translated sequence MKIAYLQCPTGIAGDMCLGALVDVGVPIEFLVEQLNKLGISQEYKLWTESVRRNGLQATKFHVDLMFESGEAVNPDTFNTFDHAHHHSHPHSHFHPHQPDGSHRDRTMVPIRHLPEIEHLILNAKLPPRAEAWSLAVFRKLAEAEGAVHGVPPEQVHFHEVGATDALVDIIGTCLGLDWLGIERLVCSPLPTGGGTIWAAHGRLPVPTPAVLKLFEMGHVPVYSNDIEREMVTPTGAAIATTLADQFGAPPPMTLQRVGLGAGSRDFEIANILRLWVGEESGMGHRESGVRSQKSEVRSQKSEGKGDSGEEAGREAKERKEGISPKATLPAPSPLSPSSLSLSSSSPNPSAPPPSTQIEQVAVLETQIDDLNPQAIGYVLERLLETGALDAFTQAIGMKKSRPGTLLTVVCRPEDTAICEAIMFRETTTLGIRQVLQQRHALPREIQSVQTEYGVVRVKVAWAKGRDRPPTNVQPEYEDCAHLARQYNLAWREVHHAALQSWYQKVTPSNNAKSTPKEKY
- a CDS encoding hypothetical protein (IMG reference gene:2510094716), with protein sequence MSRNYRHFVFAALTVLTSALPVSAEPSCYMVTSSGRKISLAGICSNRATPTPPGNSSRPGSGTGLTQSPSQLGDYLVKEGTGGHKRGGIAEDFYYQVWSNRMNTSYTLKVWRAEDYPQGSPIVRGSFRSVGEAEEHFDCVYTSKRLRTCPNNR
- a CDS encoding hypothetical protein (IMG reference gene:2510094715), which gives rise to MGRFISAFQPVLPVLCVVGLVACGGLNHKKIAETIQQDITSNGGTSVKGVTCPSGIKPEAGKSFECVGEMDNGYTFTITVQQQDANGNVSWDVPHAKGLINVPKLESSIQEALTSEIGTNPSIACGGVYKAVKPGEGFECQVAYKVTKAPPKPKTAPKGKPSKPTPPIQVTQTEKINVSTDADGNISWQRILPNLAKASSTSASGSTD
- a CDS encoding pyruvate/2-oxoglutarate dehydrogenase complex, dihydrolipoamide dehydrogenase component (IMG reference gene:2510094717), with product MVVRVKHQASARISAWQNRKPERKRCSTVNQSSANSAERGAVRQRSRSFNRSCSRSSLLLLMLAAPIWQLVEIGRGLTSHRCFGRRRVLLLAIASAGISFLAGQGVGMVLARFQQLPKPSHNSFATGDFLNTAIARPQLSPLPVPQETWNCDVVVIGGSLGGVAAASHAMQSGAVTCLIELTPWLGGQISSQGVSALDESQEMRGEDSFSQSWTNFKQLISQQPVKLPSWTGIPDGTKVTDINSCWVGLLCFPPQAGASAAEQLLQTSAAKAPGSQWSKSTAFKGAKFDHTGREITAVYAVRRVPRDPNYLPKGRLSAELPTWYKWESDDEFEKIPLKIQAPAGKRLMVIDATDTNELIGWARVPYRLGSDSLATTGERNASRWDNSDCTQAFTYPFTLAIHDDKGASLKTLETLESVYPKEEHRSDFDLQGFPMFTGRSVFNYRRIVSTVPDNPYTSTPQPGDMTAINWNRGNDWKFMDPPLILNTETLDKSGQRENWMGGLSLEALQHAEFHALLFAHWLLEHHRQELPLAYVSGPDSPMGTLSGLSMTPYIREGRRIAGIRAYGQREFAVREMDLRRDMQGKRDFSQSAIARIHYSIDIHGCRYRQSDKDGEASSASVMEEHVQPTLIPLEALIPQGIDNLLIGGKGIAVTHIANGMTRIHQSEWSIGAAAGATAGWLVTQPQTATLKPIDIVAKRLMPQLREHMNKQGLGFKLPNTQASDNFLKALIGNIEWDW